From the genome of Streptomyces sp. S4.7:
ACCGGCCCGGTGCGGTCGGCGCCGGTCAGGGCCGCCATGGAGGACGACGTCCCCGTCGTCACCGAGTGGACGGCGAACGGCCTTCCGCAGCGCCGCAGCCGTGGCAGGGCCCCGCTGGGCTCGCACAACATCGTGCGGACACCGGCGCCGCAGCGTTCGAACGCGACCTCCGCCGGTACTCCGGGGACGACCGGCGCTCCGGGCGCGCCCGGCACCTCTAACGGCACCGGGGAAGCGGGGAAACCCGGCCCCGGCATCTGGCTCGAAGCATTCACCAAGGCGGTCAGCGGCGACCCGCACCCGCAGGGGCCGTCGACCGGCACCACGGGCACTACCGGCGTCACAGGCACGACAGGCGTCACAGATGCGACAGGCGCGGGCGACGCGCCGCCGGACCTGCCCGGCGAGCGCGGGGAATCAGACGACATGTGGGGCAAGGGGGACCTGAAGTGATCCAGCAGCGTGCCAACTTGGACTGGCTGCTCAAGGAGCTCGCGGACGGCGTTCCGCAGGTCCAGCAGATCGTCGTGCTCTCCGCCGACGGACTGCGGATCGCCAGACACGGTGGAGACCCCGACGTCGCCGACCGTCTCGCCGCCGCCTGCGCGGGACTTCAGAGCCTCGCCGCCGCCGTCGCCGCCGAAATCCCGATGAGCGACGGCCGGATGAGGCTCGTCGTCATCGAAGTGAGCGGCGGATTCTTCTACTTGATGGAAGCGGGTACCGGCGCCTACCTCGCCGTACTCGCCGACGAGACGGTGGACGCCGGACTCGTCGGCGCCCGGATGCGTGACATGGTCGTCCGGATCGGCGCCCATCTGACGAGTCCGCCGCGGCACGACGGGCAGACCGGATGACTCCTCCCCGACGAGAACGCAGGCTGCCCGGGGCGGACGTGGGGGACCCCGAACGGCTGTACGTGATCACGGGTGGCCCGGACGGCGCCGAGCGCGCCTCGCTCGACCTCGTCACCATGATCGTGGCTCGCGGGGCCCCCTCGCCGACGGTGCCGCCCGAACAGGCCGCCATCCTGCGGCTCTGCGGGGCGCCGCTGTCCGTGGCCGAGCTCTCGGCGTACCTCAGGCTGCCGTTCAGCGTGGTGACGGCGCTGCTGACCGACCTCCTCACGACCGATCTGGTCGAGTCCCGAGCGCCCGTCGCCCGCGCCGCACTCCCCGACAGGTCCCTTCTCGAAGCGGTGATGCATGGACTCCAGAAGCTCTGACACGATCACAGGACCCAGGAGCGGGGACGTACTTCCCACCACGGCGACATCCGCGGTGAAGGTCGTGATCGTGGGCGGATTCGGGGTCGGCAAGACCACCATGGTCGGGTCGGTGAGCGAGATCCGCCCGCTCACCACCGAGGAGACCATGACCCAGGCCGGCGTCGGCGTGGACGACAACTCCGGGGTCGAGAGCAAGACCGCCACCACCGTCGCCATGGACTTCGGCCGGATCAGCATCAGCGAGCAACTGGTGCTCTACCTCTTCGGCACCCCCGGCCAGGAACGCTTCTGGTTCCTCTGGAACGGGCTCTTCGAGGGGGCGCTCGGCGCCGTCGTCCTCGTCGACACCCGGCGCCTCGAAGTCAGCTTCGACGTGATCGGGCGGCTGGAGGAGCGCGGCGTGCCGTTCGTCGTCGCGGTCAACACCTTCCCCGACGCACCGAGCCATCCCGTCGAGGCGCTGCGCACCGCGCTCGACCTGCCGGACGAGGTGCCGATGGTCGACTGCGACGCGCGGCTGCGGTCGTCGAGCCGCGACGTCCTGCTGACCCTCATGCGCTATCTGCACTCGCTGGCGCTGCCGGCCTGAACCCCTCCCGGCCCGAACCCACTTGAGGCCCGGCCCCCTACCGGCCCGATCCCCCTCCCATCCCTGGAGTGACCGTGACAACGCCCTATTCGCACCGGCCGGGAACGGACGACCACGCCGCACCGCCGCCGGGCTGCCCGGCCCACGGACTGGTCGCCGACGCCTTCGGCGACCACCTGGCGCCCTCCGGGCTGCGACGGCTCTACGGCCCCGAGGCCGAGAGGGACCCCATGGGCCTGTACGAGAAGCTGCGCGCCGAGCACGGCTCGGTGGCACCGGTCCTGCTGCACGGTGACGTACCGGCCTGGCTGGTTCTCGGCCACAGCGAGAACCTGCACATGACGCGCACCCCGTCCCAGTTCTCGCGGGACTCCCGACGCTGGCGCGCGGTCAACGACGGCAGCGTGCCGCCCGACCACCCCCTCGCGCCCATCTTCACCTGGCAGCCCATCTGCGTCTTCGCGGACGGCGCCGACCACGAGCGGCTGCGGGGCGCCGTCACCGACTCGATCGGCCGGATCGACCACCGGGGCGTACGGCGTTTCATCAACCGCTACAGCAACCGGCTCGTCAACGACTTCTGCCAGGACGGCAGGGCCGACCTCGTCAGCCGTTTCGCCGAGCACCTGCCGATGATGGTGATGGCCCAGATCCTCGGCATGCCCGAGGAGTACAACGAACGGCTGGTCGAGTCGGCCCGCGACATGATCAAGGGCACCGAGACGGCCGTCGAGAGCAACGCGTATGTGATGGCGGCCCTGGACCGGCTGGTGGCGCGCCGCCGGGCGGCGCCCGACGAGGACTTCGCGAGCTGGCTCGTCGAGCACCCGGCCGGGCTCACGGACGCGGAGGTCGCCCAGCATCTGCGACTGGTGCTCATCGCGGCGTTCGAGACCACGGCCAACCTCATCGCCAATGTGCTAAGTGGCCGCAATTTCATCAGATGCAACACTGCGGTTGGGGTGCATATCAACAGCCGCCTTCCCCCTATGTCCTGGTCAGCACCCTGTGCGGGTTCGGTGTGGATGGCTCGCCGGGCCGCTTGAGATGCGGCGAATGCGAGCCGGCATGCCTTCTGAGCTGGGAACTTGTCAGGTGATTACATCTGATGAAAGATTCCTTCGTCTGATGTAGGCGGCGGAGGGTAGTCATTCGTGGGTGGGAACAGGCTCGCGCCGGGGGCTGTTGGGCTGCACCTGGTAGGTGACCTGCCGCTGCTGCGGCCGGACGAGCAGGTGTTCACGGCGATGCTGGACGGCTGGCGCAACCAGCAGCTCGCGCGGAACCTGGCGTTCTCCACGATCGAGGGCCGGGAGAAGGTGGTACGCGCCTTCGTCCGGCACGCGGACACGTTCCCCTGGGCCTGGTCGCCGCAGATGGTCGACGAGTGGCTGGGCGACCTGCGGTCGGTACGGCACCTGCGCCGTTCCACACTCCGCAACTACCAGGGATCGGTCCGGTCCTTCTGCTCCTTCATCACCGATCCCGCCTACGGATGGGCGGTGACCTGCGAGGAGCGTTTCGGCGCCCACCCGGTGCAGGTGGTGCACGAGTGGAACACCGCGGTGCACGTGGAGGAAGCCGAGGCAGACCCCAGTAAACGGGCCTTCACCCGGCAGGAGTTGCAGGCGTTCTTCGACCACGCCGACGACCAGGTCGGCAGGGTCCGCGGCCGGGGCCGCAAGGGCTGGCTGCCCGCATTCCGCGACGCGATGCTGTTCAAGACCGCGTACGCCTTCGGCCTGCGCCGCAACGAGACGCGGATGCTGGACTCGGTCGACTTCGGACGCAACCCCGAAGGTCCTGAGTTCGGCGAGTACGGCGTCCTCTACGTCCGCCACGGGAAGGCGAAGAAGGGCTCGCCGCCCAAACGCCGCAGTGTGCTGACCGTCTTCGACTGGTCGGCGGAGATCCTCCAGCAGTGGAACGAGGAGGTACGTCCGCTGTTTCCCACCGCCGGCTCCGGGGCTCTGTGGCCGTCGGAGCGATCGGCCCGGGTCGGCTTCTCCCAGATGAACACCCGGTTCACCACCTACCGGGACGCCCTCGGCCTGGACGACGGACTCGACTTCCACTCCTTCCGCAGGTCCTACGTCACCCACCTGATCGAGAAGGGCATGGACGCCCGGTTCGTCCAGGAACAGGTCGGGCACGAACACGCATCCACGACCGCGATCTACACATGCGTGTCCTCCGACTTCCGCACCCGCACCCTGCGCAGAGCGTTGGACGCGACGATGCAGGCCGCTCTGCGGCCGGCGAGGAGGGCTTGATGAAACGCCAGGTCAGCTACCAGTGGCGACTGCGCGAGGTGATGGCCACCCGCGGCATCTTCGCCGCCTCCGACCTCTCCCCGCTGCTCGCCGAACGCGGCATCGAGCTGTCCTCGGTCCAGGTCTGGCGCCTGGTCACCCAGACTCCCGAACGGCTCTCCCTGCCGGTCCTGGCCGCGCTCTGCGACATCCTCGACGTCACCCCCACCGACCTGATCGCCACCCGGGCCGAGAACGTCGCCCCGCGCCGCACCGCCGCCTCCGGCGGCGCCGACGTCGTGGACCTGGCCAACACCATCCGGCCCAAGCGCGCCCGGATCACCCCCGACTCGTGAGCCCGGCCTACGACAGCCGCGAGAAATACGAGCGGTGGCACATACGCACCTGCGCACGCTGCGGCCGCCGCGCAGCCAAGTCCGCGAACTGGTCAGACGGACCTATCTGCCGCACCTGCTATGAACGGGCCACGCGGGACCGAGGCCGCTGCCCCGGCTGCAAAACCGAGCGGCTGCTTCCCGGCCGCAACGTGGCGGGAACCGCGATCTGCCGGGATTGCGCAGGCATCAGCCGCGACTTCTTCTGCGACCGCTGCGGCTTCGAGGGCCTACTCCTGGGCGGACGGCTCTGCGAACGCTGCACCCTCTCCGACCAGCTCACCGCCCTCCTGGACGACGGCACCGGCTGCATCCACCCACAGTTGATCCCGCTGCACCAGCTTCTGGTGAGCCTGGACCGTCCGAAGAGTCGGCTTATCTGGCTCCGCAACCGGCAAGTCCCGGCACTCCTGCGAGACCTCGCCACCGGAACAGTGCCACTCACACACGACGCCATCCAGGCCCTGCCGAACTGGCGGACCGCCGCCTACCTGCGCGACCTGCTCATGGACAGCGGCGTCCTGCCTCACCTCGACCGGCGACTCCTTCTGTTCGAGCGGTGGCTCGCCCAGCGAATCGCCACCACCGCCGACACCGAACACGCCCGCATACTCCAGCACTTCGCCACCTGGCACCAGCTTCGCAAGCTCCGAGCCAAGGCGGCCAAGGGCCCGTTGGGCACGAGTACGACGCAGGAATGCCGCCAGCAGATCACCC
Proteins encoded in this window:
- a CDS encoding roadblock/LC7 domain-containing protein, whose protein sequence is MIQQRANLDWLLKELADGVPQVQQIVVLSADGLRIARHGGDPDVADRLAAACAGLQSLAAAVAAEIPMSDGRMRLVVIEVSGGFFYLMEAGTGAYLAVLADETVDAGLVGARMRDMVVRIGAHLTSPPRHDGQTG
- a CDS encoding DUF742 domain-containing protein: MTPPRRERRLPGADVGDPERLYVITGGPDGAERASLDLVTMIVARGAPSPTVPPEQAAILRLCGAPLSVAELSAYLRLPFSVVTALLTDLLTTDLVESRAPVARAALPDRSLLEAVMHGLQKL
- a CDS encoding ATP/GTP-binding protein — translated: MDSRSSDTITGPRSGDVLPTTATSAVKVVIVGGFGVGKTTMVGSVSEIRPLTTEETMTQAGVGVDDNSGVESKTATTVAMDFGRISISEQLVLYLFGTPGQERFWFLWNGLFEGALGAVVLVDTRRLEVSFDVIGRLEERGVPFVVAVNTFPDAPSHPVEALRTALDLPDEVPMVDCDARLRSSSRDVLLTLMRYLHSLALPA
- a CDS encoding site-specific integrase, translating into MGGNRLAPGAVGLHLVGDLPLLRPDEQVFTAMLDGWRNQQLARNLAFSTIEGREKVVRAFVRHADTFPWAWSPQMVDEWLGDLRSVRHLRRSTLRNYQGSVRSFCSFITDPAYGWAVTCEERFGAHPVQVVHEWNTAVHVEEAEADPSKRAFTRQELQAFFDHADDQVGRVRGRGRKGWLPAFRDAMLFKTAYAFGLRRNETRMLDSVDFGRNPEGPEFGEYGVLYVRHGKAKKGSPPKRRSVLTVFDWSAEILQQWNEEVRPLFPTAGSGALWPSERSARVGFSQMNTRFTTYRDALGLDDGLDFHSFRRSYVTHLIEKGMDARFVQEQVGHEHASTTAIYTCVSSDFRTRTLRRALDATMQAALRPARRA
- a CDS encoding helix-turn-helix transcriptional regulator — encoded protein: MKRQVSYQWRLREVMATRGIFAASDLSPLLAERGIELSSVQVWRLVTQTPERLSLPVLAALCDILDVTPTDLIATRAENVAPRRTAASGGADVVDLANTIRPKRARITPDS